One window from the genome of Cucumis melo cultivar AY chromosome 12, USDA_Cmelo_AY_1.0, whole genome shotgun sequence encodes:
- the LOC103488032 gene encoding BAG family molecular chaperone regulator 3-like, whose protein sequence is MMKRRSNHNHSHNVAIGKPNESSSSTTSSCSSSSTRAGDEPVEWEMRPGGMLVQKRTDKSESPPPILHLRVAFGAVRLEIPISSKATFGELKRVLTAETGLEVAAQKVIYRGRERENGEYLEGCGVKNRSKMELVEDPASIERRYIETKRNAKIQSAHRAISDVSMDLDKLADQVAVMEESISNGIKVPEIQITTLIEMLMMQAIKLDNIVAEGDASTQKILQGKRVQKCVEMLDVLKVTNARVKVAKPVIVTTKWETFDPHPSTNDHWTSLIDL, encoded by the exons ATGATGAAGAGAAGATCCAATCACAATCACAGTCACAATGTGGCAATTGGAAAACCCAATGAATCCTCCTCTTCAACAACGTCGTCCTGTTCTTCTTCCTCCACCCGCGCCGGCGACGAGCCAGTGGAATGGGAAATGAGACCCGGCGGAATGCTGGTTCAGAAGCGGACAGATAAATCGGAGTCTCCACCGCCGATTCTCCATCTCCGAGTCGCATTTGGAGCCGTCCGATTAGAGATCCCAATCAGCTCCAAAGCCACATTCG GGGAGCTGAAGAGGGTGCTGACGGCGGAGACAGGGCTGGAGGTAGCGGCGCAGAAGGTAATATACAGAGGAAGAGAGAGGGAAAACGGGGAGTATTTGGAAGGTTGTGGTGTGAAGAACAGATCGAAAATGGAGTTGGTTGAAGATCCGGCGAGCATTGAAAGAAGATACATTGAGACTAAACGGAACGCCAAAATACAGAGCGCACATCGCGCTATTTCCGACGTTTCCATGGACCTTGATAAACTCGCCGACCAG GTTGCTGTAATGGAAGAATCTATCTCAAATGGAATCAAAGTTCCAGAAATTCAAATCACCACACTGATTGAGATGTTGATGATGCAAGCCATTAAACTTGACAACATTGTTGCTGAAGGAGATGCTTCTACTCAGAAAATTTTGCAG GGGAAGAGAGTGCAGAAATGTGTTGAAATGCTTGATGTGTTGAAGGTTACAAATGCAAGAGTGAAAGTTGCAAAGCCTGTGATTGTTACAACCAAATGGGAGACATTTGACCCTCATCCTTCCACCAACGATCACTGGACCTCTCTCATTGATCTTTAa